The following coding sequences are from one Methanosarcina sp. WWM596 window:
- a CDS encoding lipopolysaccharide assembly protein LapB → MDFDAIDDFVYEVIGIIGSDQKNLPYAADFALKSSKKKSFSPELLLNLSRACRQQKMHMEEYVFAKVCLMQASGKLREDSCYALGTAAHVLGFFPEAEASYREILSENPENADVRCAYAELLLELGMIQDAENEYKTVLESSPGNVKANAGYAYLLTEYGNGVEAEECYLRALAGNPDYVPARGGYANLLFELGRLRDAEKEYRLAMNLDPEDPSLHHNFGVLLSFLGRSLEAEVEYRKALSLNPRHRRTLFNYGNLLAREGRVSEAEEQYMEALALDQNDAKVHSNYANLLARFGRRYEAELEYKKALSLDPESAEGHYSYGNLLSELGRFPEAEEEYKKALSLNPYYPPLHYSYGLLMRKMNRFDEAKIQYMKAMQLDPDIGSKMTETWIILD, encoded by the coding sequence ATGGACTTTGACGCAATTGACGATTTCGTATACGAAGTAATTGGAATAATCGGATCAGACCAGAAAAACCTCCCCTATGCAGCTGATTTTGCTCTGAAAAGCTCTAAAAAGAAATCTTTTTCCCCAGAACTCTTACTTAACCTCTCCAGGGCATGCAGGCAGCAAAAAATGCATATGGAAGAATACGTTTTTGCAAAGGTCTGCTTAATGCAGGCCTCCGGGAAGCTCCGTGAAGATTCTTGTTATGCGCTGGGCACTGCAGCACATGTACTGGGCTTTTTCCCTGAAGCCGAAGCAAGCTACCGTGAAATTCTGAGCGAAAACCCTGAAAATGCAGATGTAAGATGCGCTTACGCTGAACTTCTTTTAGAGCTCGGAATGATTCAGGATGCAGAAAATGAGTATAAAACCGTACTTGAAAGCTCGCCTGGAAATGTAAAGGCAAATGCCGGGTACGCTTACCTCCTTACCGAATACGGGAATGGAGTTGAAGCAGAAGAGTGTTACTTAAGAGCTCTTGCTGGCAACCCGGACTATGTCCCTGCCAGAGGCGGGTATGCAAACCTGCTCTTTGAGCTTGGTAGGCTCAGGGATGCCGAGAAAGAATACAGACTTGCCATGAACCTGGACCCTGAAGACCCCAGCCTCCACCACAACTTCGGTGTTTTACTCTCTTTTCTTGGGCGCTCCTTGGAAGCCGAGGTCGAGTACAGGAAAGCTCTTTCCCTTAACCCCAGGCACAGGAGAACTCTTTTCAACTATGGTAACCTTCTCGCAAGGGAAGGCAGAGTCTCGGAAGCTGAAGAACAGTACATGGAAGCCCTTGCCCTTGACCAGAACGATGCAAAAGTCCATTCCAATTATGCAAACCTTCTTGCCCGCTTTGGAAGAAGGTACGAGGCTGAGCTGGAATACAAAAAAGCTCTCAGTCTTGACCCTGAAAGCGCTGAGGGACACTACAGCTACGGAAACCTTCTTTCGGAACTCGGGCGCTTTCCCGAAGCAGAGGAAGAATACAAAAAAGCCCTTTCTCTCAATCCTTATTACCCTCCGCTCCACTACAGCTACGGACTGCTTATGAGAAAAATGAATCGTTTTGACGAAGCTAAAATACAGTATATGAAAGCAATGCAACTCGACCCGGATATAGGAAGCAAAATGACAGAAACCTGGATTATTCTGGATTGA
- a CDS encoding metallophosphoesterase: MKEELSLLLQKINNVLESEPAVLRIDPEPAESIILIGDIHGDLDALNFVMGMREELGCKTMLFLGDYVDRGIQGTEVLIKLFRLKLEEPQNIFLLRGNHETVDMNIYYGFFEEIGFDRGFLLNVSRTYDRLPVAAVISGNTFCVHGGINGIESVDAITKEGAFPYLWNDPSKRPGISTSSRGSTVKEFGPDIVDGFLETNGFKRIVRGHTALRTGYEWWFDGKLLSLFSCPDYVGLGNAAAFALIDKGELKIITFINRSQ, translated from the coding sequence ATGAAAGAAGAACTTAGCCTTCTCCTCCAGAAGATAAATAACGTACTTGAGTCCGAACCTGCTGTGCTCCGGATTGACCCGGAGCCTGCGGAGTCTATTATACTTATCGGAGATATCCACGGGGACCTTGATGCCCTTAACTTTGTAATGGGAATGAGAGAAGAACTGGGCTGCAAAACCATGCTTTTTCTGGGGGACTATGTGGACCGCGGGATACAGGGCACAGAAGTCCTTATAAAGCTTTTCCGGCTGAAACTTGAGGAGCCTCAAAACATTTTCCTGCTCAGAGGAAACCACGAAACCGTGGATATGAACATATATTACGGCTTTTTTGAGGAAATTGGCTTTGACAGAGGTTTTCTCCTGAATGTCAGCAGGACATATGACAGGCTGCCGGTAGCAGCAGTAATCTCGGGGAATACCTTCTGCGTACACGGAGGAATCAATGGAATCGAAAGTGTTGATGCCATCACAAAAGAAGGCGCTTTTCCTTATCTATGGAATGACCCTTCAAAACGTCCGGGGATTAGCACTTCATCAAGGGGTTCAACTGTTAAGGAATTCGGGCCTGATATTGTTGACGGCTTTTTGGAGACAAATGGTTTTAAAAGAATTGTGAGAGGGCACACAGCTCTCAGGACCGGATATGAATGGTGGTTCGACGGTAAACTGCTTTCCCTTTTTTCATGCCCGGATTACGTGGGGCTCGGAAACGCTGCTGCTTTTGCCTTGATCGATAAAGGAGAGCTAAAAATTATTACCTTTATAAACCGGTCTCAGTAA
- a CDS encoding tetratricopeptide repeat protein, whose amino-acid sequence MEMDAIDKLVFHVIEKVAEDECDLDEVVEFVLSFSREHSLSPENLLKLSFIFGNDEMYREKYAFSRACALIYSGKMREEAHMEAGKTASLLGLGDLAAREFEEVLEENPGNIEALCGYGAMLAEFGKLDAARAQYEKALEIHPFHIDTFCNYGCLLYRLKDLEGAEEAYKKALLLDPRHVGAHCGYGILLYKRGQKIEASYHYIRALELDPGHVESNFRYARLLEEKGEALEAETHYIKALKADPESPKLHLFYARLLAEHGIVHGARVHFRYALKIDPDDVEAHCEYAGLLSRFGHRHEAEVQYKKALELDPGHFGSLCGYGDLLKEKGQYAEAEEIYRQAEYSRRCAW is encoded by the coding sequence ATGGAAATGGATGCCATAGACAAGCTGGTTTTTCATGTAATCGAAAAGGTTGCAGAAGATGAATGTGATCTCGATGAGGTCGTTGAGTTTGTCCTTTCTTTTTCACGTGAGCACTCGCTTTCGCCAGAGAATCTGCTGAAACTCTCCTTTATTTTCGGCAACGATGAGATGTACAGGGAAAAGTACGCATTTTCCAGGGCATGCGCCTTAATTTATTCAGGGAAAATGCGGGAAGAAGCCCACATGGAGGCGGGGAAAACAGCTTCTTTGCTGGGGCTTGGGGATCTTGCTGCCAGGGAATTTGAAGAGGTGCTTGAGGAAAACCCGGGAAATATAGAAGCTCTCTGTGGATACGGAGCCATGCTCGCCGAGTTCGGGAAACTTGATGCTGCAAGAGCCCAGTATGAAAAAGCCCTTGAAATCCATCCATTCCATATTGATACTTTCTGCAATTACGGTTGCCTGCTTTACAGGCTCAAGGACCTGGAAGGCGCTGAAGAAGCGTACAAAAAAGCCCTTCTCCTTGATCCGAGGCATGTGGGAGCTCACTGTGGGTATGGAATTTTGCTTTACAAAAGAGGGCAAAAAATCGAAGCTAGCTATCATTATATCCGGGCGCTTGAACTTGACCCCGGACATGTGGAGTCCAATTTCCGCTACGCCCGCCTCCTTGAAGAAAAAGGGGAGGCCCTGGAAGCTGAAACCCACTACATAAAAGCCCTCAAAGCAGATCCGGAAAGCCCGAAGCTCCACCTGTTCTATGCCCGCCTGCTTGCAGAACATGGAATTGTTCATGGGGCAAGGGTGCACTTCAGGTATGCCCTTAAAATTGACCCTGATGATGTGGAAGCACACTGCGAATATGCAGGGCTGCTTTCCAGGTTCGGGCACAGGCACGAAGCCGAAGTTCAGTACAAAAAAGCTCTTGAACTCGACCCCGGGCATTTTGGAAGCCTTTGCGGATACGGAGATCTGCTGAAAGAAAAAGGGCAGTACGCAGAAGCCGAAGAAATTTATAGGCAGGCAGAATATTCCAGACGGTGTGCCTGGTAA
- a CDS encoding DUF434 domain-containing protein, protein MQESSTALPGPDLKEKLLKPARDIRSILRWGYPKFATIRFVADHSQLSVEERHILTRVIMPPDKIVSRVRKKIACNGIRDRDLLLDGYNVLLSVDSLLKNEPMWFCDDGYIRDTRYYFSKAHQAEDIEEALDSVLEFISEARPKSVTFLLDVQISRSGELAGFIRHKLKEHKISGEVRTSKTTDFDLKTEGGNPKNNLVVATSDGIVIDSVLQVLDIPACLMEKMGIEPVRLY, encoded by the coding sequence ATGCAAGAGAGTTCTACTGCTCTTCCCGGACCCGACCTGAAAGAAAAATTGCTGAAACCTGCCAGAGACATTAGAAGCATTCTGCGCTGGGGTTATCCTAAATTTGCAACCATCCGCTTCGTAGCCGACCACTCTCAGCTTAGTGTCGAGGAACGGCATATTCTCACAAGGGTGATCATGCCTCCGGATAAAATCGTATCCAGAGTCAGGAAAAAAATAGCCTGCAACGGAATAAGAGATAGGGACCTCCTCCTTGACGGGTACAATGTCCTCCTCAGCGTGGACAGCCTGCTGAAAAATGAGCCCATGTGGTTCTGCGACGATGGATATATCAGGGACACCCGCTACTACTTCAGTAAGGCACACCAGGCTGAAGATATCGAGGAAGCTCTGGATTCTGTTCTTGAATTTATATCTGAAGCTCGCCCGAAGTCGGTGACCTTCCTTCTTGATGTACAGATCAGCCGGAGCGGAGAACTTGCAGGCTTTATCCGCCACAAACTTAAGGAACACAAGATTTCAGGTGAGGTCCGGACCTCAAAAACTACGGATTTCGATCTGAAAACCGAAGGTGGAAATCCCAAAAATAACCTCGTTGTTGCAACCTCCGACGGAATAGTAATTGACTCAGTCCTTCAGGTACTTGATATCCCTGCCTGCCTCATGGAAAAAATGGGAATTGAGCCGGTTAGGCTGTATTAA
- the ala gene encoding alanine dehydrogenase, translating into MEVLWLAQEEVKSVVDMHSDMLVVERAFRQHGLGKVQMPPKAYLYYKAYNGDLRTMPAYLEEEDITGVKIVNVHPGNPMLNLPTVMALIILISPETGAPVAIMDGTYLTDIRTGAAGGIAAKYLARKDSKVIGLVGAGNQARTQLEALCEVFEPEVVKINSRTKESCEQFIRDMADFVPCEIRYEESIEKVCDCDILVTTTPTRKPIVKASWIKEGTHINAIGADAVGKEELDPELLLRSKIIVDDMVQALHSGEVNVPLSKHYISENDIHAQFGEVIAGFKPGRTSEEEITIFDSTGLAIQDVATAHMVYERAVRKGLGRQVRMF; encoded by the coding sequence ATGGAAGTATTGTGGTTGGCTCAGGAAGAGGTAAAAAGCGTTGTGGATATGCATTCTGATATGCTGGTAGTGGAAAGAGCTTTCAGACAGCATGGGCTTGGTAAGGTGCAGATGCCTCCCAAAGCCTATCTTTACTACAAGGCTTACAACGGTGACCTGAGGACAATGCCTGCATATCTTGAAGAAGAGGACATTACAGGTGTAAAAATCGTAAATGTCCATCCCGGAAACCCCATGCTTAACCTTCCTACAGTGATGGCGCTGATTATACTCATCTCCCCCGAAACCGGTGCTCCTGTGGCAATTATGGACGGGACTTATCTGACTGACATCCGGACAGGAGCAGCCGGAGGGATTGCTGCAAAATACCTTGCAAGAAAGGACTCTAAAGTTATAGGCCTTGTAGGTGCAGGAAACCAGGCAAGGACGCAGCTTGAAGCCCTCTGTGAAGTTTTTGAGCCCGAAGTTGTGAAAATCAATTCCAGGACAAAAGAAAGCTGTGAACAGTTTATCCGGGATATGGCAGATTTCGTGCCCTGTGAAATCCGTTATGAGGAAAGCATTGAAAAAGTGTGCGACTGCGATATCCTTGTCACGACAACCCCTACTAGAAAACCAATCGTGAAAGCCAGCTGGATTAAAGAGGGGACCCATATAAACGCAATAGGGGCAGATGCGGTAGGAAAAGAAGAACTCGACCCCGAACTCCTCCTCCGCTCCAAGATCATTGTCGATGATATGGTACAGGCGCTCCATTCAGGGGAAGTAAACGTTCCCCTTTCGAAGCACTATATCTCGGAAAATGACATTCATGCCCAGTTTGGAGAAGTTATTGCTGGCTTTAAACCTGGCAGGACAAGTGAAGAGGAGATTACGATCTTCGACTCCACAGGGCTTGCGATTCAGGATGTCGCAACCGCTCACATGGTTTATGAGAGGGCAGTCCGGAAAGGACTGGGCAGGCAGGTCCGTATGTTCTGA
- a CDS encoding cobyric acid synthase, which translates to MEKKSLLILGTASHVGKSSVVTAICRILSRSYRVAPFKAQNMSLNSWITKDGKEIGIAQAIQAKAACTEPTADMNPVLLKPKGDRVSQVILLGEPYADKSAGEYYDSIEEMHKVLKGALERLWKEHDVIVMEGAGGAAEINLYERDIVNIGTARLTQAPIILVGDIERGGVFASLYGTVALLPEDVKKNVKGFIINKFRGDPEILKPGLKQLEEKTGIPVLGVLPHFKLRIPSEDSVSLGDKEDSKTEKEIEIAVIRLPRISNFTDFEPLEGLVKVRYVDIDEELGNPDAIMIPGTKNTINDLLDLRASGMEKKIQAFKGKIPIFGICGGYQMLGRTIFDSGVENGVEAEFEGMGLLNIGTRFGEYKKRTIQVTKKVNGYGPILKSIDGEEIKGYEIHMGVTDSNRTVFGNDGAIDEEGLVIGTYLHGLFDNGNIRNALVQYLFKKKGLEYRPEEIVSENDAYEELARVFEQNIDMEKLYEIAGI; encoded by the coding sequence GATCCTGTCTAGAAGCTACAGGGTTGCCCCCTTCAAGGCCCAGAACATGAGCCTGAATTCCTGGATCACAAAAGACGGAAAAGAGATAGGGATTGCACAGGCAATCCAGGCGAAAGCCGCATGCACCGAACCCACTGCAGACATGAATCCTGTCCTCCTGAAGCCAAAGGGGGATCGTGTTTCCCAGGTAATCCTGCTGGGTGAACCCTATGCTGACAAGAGTGCAGGCGAGTATTACGATTCCATTGAAGAGATGCATAAAGTCCTTAAAGGAGCTCTAGAAAGGCTCTGGAAAGAACACGACGTTATTGTTATGGAAGGAGCCGGAGGGGCTGCAGAGATCAACCTCTATGAAAGGGATATCGTAAATATAGGTACTGCCAGGCTCACTCAGGCTCCCATAATTCTTGTCGGAGATATAGAAAGGGGAGGCGTGTTTGCAAGCCTTTACGGCACAGTTGCCCTTCTGCCCGAGGATGTAAAGAAGAATGTCAAAGGGTTTATAATCAATAAATTCAGGGGCGACCCTGAAATCCTGAAGCCTGGACTTAAGCAGCTTGAGGAAAAAACCGGAATCCCTGTGCTCGGAGTCCTTCCCCATTTCAAGCTCCGCATCCCCTCGGAAGATTCAGTATCACTCGGAGATAAAGAAGATTCAAAGACCGAGAAAGAAATTGAAATCGCTGTAATCCGCCTTCCCAGAATCTCAAATTTTACGGACTTTGAACCCCTGGAGGGACTCGTAAAAGTCCGTTACGTAGACATTGACGAAGAACTCGGAAACCCTGATGCAATCATGATCCCTGGCACGAAGAACACGATCAATGACCTTCTCGACCTCAGGGCAAGCGGGATGGAAAAAAAAATCCAGGCTTTCAAAGGAAAAATCCCGATCTTCGGGATCTGTGGCGGTTACCAGATGCTTGGCAGGACTATCTTTGACTCAGGAGTGGAAAATGGAGTCGAAGCTGAGTTTGAAGGTATGGGGCTTCTGAATATAGGAACCAGATTCGGGGAGTATAAAAAGAGGACAATCCAGGTAACAAAGAAAGTTAACGGCTATGGTCCTATCCTGAAATCCATAGATGGGGAAGAAATAAAAGGTTATGAGATTCACATGGGAGTTACGGATTCAAACCGTACTGTTTTCGGAAACGATGGAGCCATTGATGAAGAAGGCCTGGTGATCGGTACATATCTTCACGGGCTCTTTGACAATGGGAATATCAGAAATGCCCTTGTTCAGTACCTCTTCAAGAAAAAGGGGCTGGAATACAGGCCTGAAGAAATCGTAAGCGAAAACGACGCCTATGAGGAACTCGCAAGGGTATTTGAGCAAAACATTGACATGGAAAAGCTCTACGAAATTGCAGGGATCTGA